In Lacerta agilis isolate rLacAgi1 chromosome 8, rLacAgi1.pri, whole genome shotgun sequence, one genomic interval encodes:
- the LOC117050793 gene encoding E3 ubiquitin-protein ligase RNF182-like, with translation MNYSQTEGEEKVLNDELECKICYQKFNVQSRKPKILDCLHRVCAKCLTKILHVGDGSHCICCPFCRHKTELQEEEVEGLPDDANIMSKLMSKDKTAWSSDCKEVVLTPKNLASSSPSHGSSNCLVITIMEVQRDSTRTPSQNTLSDYYTDHSLDSASVNSHSHLDQDLFSKLCNHVPRILVWLLGFFYFGSLPLGIYLLVIQKVTLGIVCVSLVPSSLTVCLVYGFCQCLCQGMCDCSSRN, from the coding sequence ATGAATTATTCTCAaacagagggagaagaaaaagtaCTGAACGATGAGCTGGAATGCAAAATCTGCTACCAGAAGTTTAACGTCCAGAGCCGCAAGCCCAAAATCTTGGACTGCCTTCACAGAGTGTGTGCGAAATGCCTGACAAAAATCCTTCATGTGGGAGATGGCTCCCATTGCATTTGCTGCCCCTTCTGCCGCCACAAGACAGAGCTGCAGGAAGAGGAAGTGGAGGGCCTTCCTGATGACGCAAACATCATGTCCAAACTCATGTCAAAAGACAAAACAGCATGGAGCTCGGACTGCAAAGAAGTTGTCTTGACGCCAAAGAACTTGGCTTCCTCCAGTCCTTCTCATGGGTCATCAAACTGTTTGGTGATTACCATCATGGAAGTGCAGAGAGACTCCACAAGGACGCCAAGCCAGAACACCCTCTCGGATTACTACACAGATCACAGCCTTGACTCGGCATCTGTGAACTCTCACAGCCACCTGGATCAAGATCTTTTCTCTAAGCTCTGTAACCATGTCCCCAGAATACTGGTGTGGCTGCTTGGATTTTTCTATTTTGGTTCTTTGCCACTTGGAATCTATTTATTGGTGATTCAGAAAGTGACCCTTGGAATTGTCTGTGTCAGTCTCGTGCCATCTAGTCTAACTGTGTGTCTTGTGTATGGCTTCTGTCAATGCCTTTGCCAAGGAATGTGTGACTGTTCCTCTAGAAACTAA